DNA from Actinoplanes sp. SE50/110:
GAGACGCTAATCCGCGAGACCCTGGTCACCGCAAGAGTACGCCCAATGACTGTCACGTTGGCCGGGCGGTTCGTCCGCAAATACCCGAAAAAATTTTCCCCAGGCGCAACATCTGAGACAGCCGTCAACCTAGACCATCGTCGACTCAGGGGGATACCGGGGGCGCACATCCCTTTCGTGCCGTTGTGAAGACAATCGTCGGCGTGTCCCGGCAAAATTGTACGAAAAGGGCACTTCGCCCCGGCACACTCACCACGTCGGTGAGACCGCCGACAGCGCGCTGACATGGAACCGGCCTGACCTGGGTAATTCCACGCCCCGGCGGCCCAGCGCCGTGAACAGGTTCGCGCCCGTCGCTGCGAACAAGCACGGGGCCCAGCGGCCGACGACACGAACGAGGAGGAACCGTGGCCGAGACCACCTACAACGGCTACTGCGTCAAATGCAAGGAGAAGCGTGACTTCCAGGGCAACGTGGAGGTCTCCAAGACCGGCATGAACATGGCCAAGGGCAAGTGCCCGGTCTGCGGAACGACGATGAACCGGATTCTGGGCAAGGCCAAGTAGACGTGCGCTTCCGGGAAGGCGGCCGCGAGGCCGCCCTCCCGGGCGGACCGTAACCGTGTCGGCCCGTGCACGTTGAGTAAGCCGGAGCCGGTGTACCCACCCTGTGGATAACTCAGCTCCGCTTGTGGATAACCCAGTCGGGTGAACCGCGAGGCTGTGGATAACAAATCCGCTCCGCAGCCCGGCAGTGACAACCTGTCACCCATGACCCACCCGCCCCTCCCCCGGGCCCCACTCGCCCGGCCCACCCTGATCCCCGGGCTCGCCCGGATCTGGCGTGCTCCCGACGAGCTGCAGCTCGGCCTCGACCCGGCCCGCGCGGTGCGCCTCGAGCTGCCCGACCCCCGCCTGGCCCGGGTGCTCGACCTGCTCGACGGCAACCGGCCGGAACGCCAGGTGCTGCTGCACGCCGCCGACCTGGGCGTCGCCCCGGCCGAGACCCGCCAGCTGCTCGACCTGCTGCGCCAGGCCGGCCTGGTGCTGCCGCAGTCCGCACTGCTCCCGGCCGGCCTGCCCAGCGCCGAGCGACATCGTCTGGCCGGGGAGGCCGCCGCCATCGCCCTCGGCGCCGCCACCGGCTCCCCGGCCCGGACCCTGCGCCGCCGCCGGACGGCGCGGGTGGTGCTCGCCGGGCGCGGCCGGCTCGCCGCCACCATCGCGGTGGCCCTGGCCGAGGCCGGCGTCGGGCACGTCCACCCCGATCTGTCCGGCACCGTGGGGCCGGCCGACCTGCCCGGCAGCCCACTGATCGGCACCGACCTGGGCAGCCCGCTGCACACCGCGGTGGCGGCCGCCGTCCGCCGGGCCGTGCCCGGCACCCAGGTCTGCGAGGTCCGCCGCGCACCGGCCAGCCTGGTCGTCCAGCTCGCCCACGACCAGCCGGTCGCGCTGCTCGCCGCCGCGCACAGCACCCGCCGGCAGCCGCACC
Protein-coding regions in this window:
- a CDS encoding DUF5679 domain-containing protein; translation: MAETTYNGYCVKCKEKRDFQGNVEVSKTGMNMAKGKCPVCGTTMNRILGKAK
- a CDS encoding thiamine biosynthesis protein ThiF, whose translation is MTHPPLPRAPLARPTLIPGLARIWRAPDELQLGLDPARAVRLELPDPRLARVLDLLDGNRPERQVLLHAADLGVAPAETRQLLDLLRQAGLVLPQSALLPAGLPSAERHRLAGEAAAIALGAATGSPARTLRRRRTARVVLAGRGRLAATIAVALAEAGVGHVHPDLSGTVGPADLPGSPLIGTDLGSPLHTAVAAAVRRAVPGTQVCEVRRAPASLVVQLAHDQPVALLAAAHSTRRQPHLAVHIRDGAAVIGPFVPAAGRPCLHCLDLHRRERDPEWPGLPGTGGVGGPGGTEPCAVATVLAAAGFATAEALTFLDGGTPDTLGAAVEISAPGRTRRRTWPPHPECACGARARRSPIHLRPSAATQTGLPKRAECGGSVDP